In one window of Schistosoma haematobium chromosome 5, whole genome shotgun sequence DNA:
- a CDS encoding hypothetical protein (EggNog:ENOG410V4SM~COG:K), which produces MTTTITTGSMNLNRANSFPNSYLSYGGYHKSHKLDPLHESLTITTTMNNFSLNTINYTKQPSPIYQHSINDFNHSTLICSTNRNHSIQSNNHNNNNDSMIYSKDHNGILLKSERYSLKRPRPVSPSSFPSSPAKNSYHLHSSSSPPLLISGIPFSNNSNSSNNNANTTTTNNNNTRISQIHPQIRRPSDSTLLTNGNISSLISNNPVSSTCANNNNTSSAFYTFSMHDNTSALSRSLQCANIINTPTNATITSNTTATTSMVISTSNSLLPHSSPNSLVSRSIKNDQDQSMLHHHHHFHSDQSLFQRQHQEGEEEENDDDGDDDHSSSPFLLQSCTTMQQQQRHCNLNKDGTFLCSQPYLGLIVNSGSVNGLHIYPSSVNNTLNTTTNNNNINTTISWMSSSNYSSSGKSTPRQPAKKRPEARTPTIDGSLDENLLSYPLSNSLTSNTSMLTTTTATGLCNFDDSHSHLSTTPVTSSTESTTNTFMVHHKSPFGKSLVYFM; this is translated from the exons atgacaacaacaataacaacggGATCGATGAATTTGAACCGCGCCAATTCATTT CCAAATTCATATCTATCCTATGGTGGTTATCATAAATCTCATAAATTAGATCCATTACATGAATCATTAACCATAACAActacaatgaataatttttcattgaatACAATTAATTATACTAAACAACCATCACCTATATAtcaacattcaataaatgatttcaatcattCAACATTAATATGCTCTACAAATAGAAATCATTCAATTCaatctaataatcataataataataatgactcaATGATCTATTCAAAAGATCATAATGGAATTCTATTAAAATCGGAACGTTATAGTTTAAAACGACCAAGACCAGTATCACCTAGTTCATTTCCATCATCACCAGCAAAAAATTCATATCATTTACATTCTTCATCAAGTCCACCTTTACTTATATCTGGAATACCatttagtaataatagtaatagtagtaataataatgctaatactactactactaataataataatactcgaATTTCACAAATTCATCCACAAATTCGTCGACCATCAGATTCAACATTATTAACCAATGGGAATATTTCATCATTGATCTCAAATAATCCTGTTAGTTCGACatgtgccaataataataatacttcaaGTGCATTTTATACTTTTTCTATGCATGATAATACTTCTGCCTTATCTAGATCACTTCAATGTGCTAATATTATTAATACTCCTACTAATGCTACTATTACTAGTAATACTACTGCTACGACTTCTATGGTTATCTCTACTTCGAATAGTCTATTACCTCATTCTTCTCCTAACTCTCTTGTATCACGATCTATTAAGAATGATCAAGATCAGTCAAtgcttcatcatcatcatcatttccaTTCTGACCAATCATTATTCCAACGACAACATCAAGAAGGCGAAGAAGAAGAGAACGATGATGATGGCGATGACGATCATTCATCATCACCATTTCTACTTCAATCGTGCACTACcatgcaacaacaacaacgtcattgtaatttaaataaagATGGCACATTCCTTTGTTCACAACCGTATCTTGGGTTAATAGTCAACAGTGGTTCAGTGAATGGCTTACATATATATCCATCTTCTGTTAACAATACATTAAATACAactactaataacaataatattaatacaaCAATATCTTGGATGAGTAGTTCCAATTACTCATCTAGTGGGAAGTCAACACCTCGGCAACCGGCGAAAAAACGTcctgaagctagaacaccaacTATAGATGGTTCATTAGATGAAAACCTACTGTCATATCCTCTATCAAATTCATTAACTAGCAACACCTCAATGTTGACAACAACGACAGCAACCGGATTATGCAATTTTGATGATTCACATTCACATTTATCAACAACACCTGTAACATCATCGACAGAATCGACAACGAATACCTTTATGGTACATCATAAATCACCATTCGGTAAGTCATTggtttattttatgtaa